A single region of the Fusobacterium varium genome encodes:
- a CDS encoding F0F1 ATP synthase subunit alpha, producing MKIRPEEVSSIIKNEIENYKKSLDIKTSGSVLEVGDGIARIYGLSSAMSGELLEFPHGVMGMALNLEEDNVGAVILGDFSLIKEGDEVKATGRVVSVPAGESMLGRVVNALGEPIDGKGEIKAEKYMEIERKASGIISRKPVFEPLQTGIKSIDGMVPIGRGQRELIIGDRQTGKTAIAIDAILNQKGTGVKCIYVAIGQKRSTVAQIYKKLEDAGAMEYTTIVAATASEAAPLQYMAPYAGVSMGEYFMDKGEHVLIIYDDLSKHAVAYREMSLLLKRPPGREAYPGDVFYLHSRLLERAAKLSDKLGGGSITALPIIETQAGDVSAYIPTNVISITDGQIFLDSQLFNSGFRPAINAGISVSRVGGSAQIKAMKQVASKVKLELAQYTELLTFAQFGSDLDKSTKAQLERGHRIMEVLKQPQYNPYPVEEQVVAFFAVINGYLDSIAVDDVKRFETELLTELRNTTDILKEIREQKALSKELEAKLGDAINSFKKNFN from the coding sequence TTGAAAATTAGGCCAGAAGAAGTAAGCAGCATAATCAAGAATGAAATTGAAAATTACAAAAAAAGCCTTGATATAAAAACTTCAGGATCTGTGCTAGAGGTAGGAGACGGTATTGCTAGAATATATGGACTTAGCAGTGCAATGTCAGGAGAGCTACTTGAATTCCCTCACGGAGTAATGGGAATGGCACTTAACCTAGAGGAAGATAACGTAGGAGCAGTTATACTTGGAGATTTCTCTCTGATAAAAGAGGGAGATGAAGTGAAAGCTACTGGAAGAGTAGTTTCAGTTCCAGCAGGGGAATCTATGCTTGGAAGAGTAGTAAATGCTCTAGGAGAACCAATTGATGGAAAAGGGGAAATAAAAGCTGAGAAATACATGGAGATTGAAAGAAAAGCATCAGGAATTATCTCTAGAAAACCAGTATTTGAACCTTTACAAACAGGAATAAAATCTATTGATGGTATGGTACCTATCGGTAGAGGACAAAGAGAACTTATAATTGGAGATAGACAAACAGGAAAAACAGCTATTGCTATTGATGCTATCCTAAATCAAAAGGGAACAGGAGTAAAATGTATCTATGTAGCTATAGGACAAAAAAGATCGACTGTTGCACAAATCTATAAAAAATTAGAAGATGCAGGGGCAATGGAATATACTACTATAGTTGCTGCTACAGCATCTGAAGCAGCTCCACTACAATATATGGCTCCATATGCAGGAGTATCTATGGGAGAATATTTCATGGACAAAGGTGAACATGTTCTTATAATATATGATGACCTTTCAAAACATGCAGTAGCTTATAGAGAGATGTCTCTATTACTTAAGAGACCACCTGGAAGAGAAGCTTATCCTGGAGACGTATTCTATCTACATTCAAGATTACTTGAAAGAGCAGCAAAATTATCTGATAAATTAGGTGGAGGATCAATAACAGCTCTTCCAATAATTGAAACACAAGCAGGAGACGTATCTGCTTATATTCCAACAAACGTAATTTCTATTACAGATGGACAAATATTCCTAGATTCACAACTATTTAACTCAGGATTCAGACCAGCTATCAACGCAGGTATATCTGTATCAAGGGTTGGAGGATCTGCACAAATAAAAGCTATGAAACAAGTTGCATCTAAAGTAAAACTTGAATTAGCACAATATACAGAGCTATTAACATTTGCTCAATTTGGATCAGATCTAGATAAATCTACAAAAGCTCAACTAGAAAGAGGACATAGAATTATGGAAGTATTAAAACAACCTCAATACAATCCTTATCCAGTTGAAGAACAAGTAGTTGCATTCTTTGCTGTTATCAATGGATACTTAGATTCAATAGCAGTAGATGATGTAAAAAGATTTGAAACAGAACTTCTTACAGAATTAAGAAATACAACAGATATCTTAAAAGAAATTAGAGAACAAAAAGCTTTAAGTAAAGAATTAGAAGCAAAACTTGGAGATGCTATCAATTCATTTAAGAAAAATTTTAACTAG
- the atpG gene encoding ATP synthase F1 subunit gamma, with product MAGAKEIRNRIKSVQSTHQITKAMEIVSTTKFKRFSALVAKSRPYAESIQNILTNIAAGVKSEKHPLFDGRDEVKKIGVIVMTSDRGLCGSFNNSTLKELEKIMKENSGKQVSVIAIGRKGREYCTKRKYDLKASYIQLIPETMGEKAKEISENIVEYYYNGIFDEVYMIYNKFISALRSDLKVRKLIPIERVEATENTAYIFEPDAETILSALLPKYLNVEIYQALLNNTASEHSARKNSMKNATDNAEEMMTELNLKYNRERQSAITQEITEIVGGASALN from the coding sequence ATGGCTGGAGCTAAAGAGATAAGAAATAGAATAAAAAGTGTTCAGTCTACTCACCAGATAACTAAAGCTATGGAAATTGTTTCTACTACAAAATTTAAGAGATTTTCAGCACTTGTAGCTAAATCAAGACCTTATGCAGAGAGTATTCAAAATATTTTAACTAATATAGCTGCTGGGGTAAAAAGTGAAAAACATCCACTTTTTGATGGAAGAGATGAAGTGAAGAAGATAGGTGTTATTGTTATGACTTCTGATAGAGGACTATGTGGAAGTTTTAACAATAGCACATTGAAAGAACTTGAAAAGATTATGAAAGAAAATAGTGGGAAACAAGTTTCAGTAATTGCTATAGGAAGAAAGGGAAGAGAGTATTGTACTAAGAGAAAGTACGACTTAAAAGCAAGCTATATTCAATTAATCCCTGAAACAATGGGAGAAAAGGCAAAAGAGATAAGTGAAAATATAGTTGAATATTACTACAATGGAATATTTGATGAAGTGTATATGATCTATAATAAATTTATCTCTGCTTTGAGAAGTGATCTTAAAGTAAGAAAACTTATCCCAATCGAAAGAGTAGAAGCTACAGAGAATACAGCATATATTTTTGAACCAGATGCAGAAACAATACTATCTGCATTACTTCCTAAATATTTGAATGTAGAGATTTATCAAGCTCTATTGAACAACACTGCTAGTGAACATTCAGCTAGAAAAAATTCGATGAAGAATGCAACAGATAACGCAGAAGAGATGATGACAGAGCTTAATCTGAAATACAATAGAGAAAGACAATCAGCTATTACTCAAGAAATAACTGAAATAGTTGGTGGAGCATCAGCTTTAAATTAA
- the atpD gene encoding F0F1 ATP synthase subunit beta → MENKGTITQIISAVVDVAFKDQLPNIYNALKVKVEDKELVLEVQQHLGNNVIRAVAMDSTDGLQRGMEVIDTGAPIKVPVGKAVLGRILNVLGQPVDDGGAIETDEYLPIHRDAPSFEEQETETEIFETGIKVIDLLAPYIKGGKIGLFGGAGVGKTVLIMELINNIAKGHGGLSVFAGVGERTREGRDLYDEMTESGVLSKTSLVYGQMNEPPGARLRVALTGLTVAENFRDKEGQDVLLFIDNIFRFTQAGSEVSALLGRMPSAVGYQPNLATEMGTLQERITSTKSGSITSVQAVYVPADDLTDPAPATTFSHLDATTVLSRNIASLGIYPAVDPLDSTSKALSADVVGKEHYTVAREVQAVLQRYKELQDIIAILGMDELSDEDKLTVSRARKIQRFFSQPFSVAEQFTGMEGKYVSVKDTIRGFKEILEGKHDNIPEQAFLYVGTIEEAVAKGRDLMKGDE, encoded by the coding sequence GTGGAAAACAAAGGAACTATAACACAGATTATCAGTGCCGTTGTAGACGTAGCATTTAAAGACCAGCTGCCTAATATATATAATGCCTTAAAAGTAAAGGTAGAAGATAAAGAACTTGTACTAGAAGTTCAACAGCATTTGGGAAATAATGTAATCAGAGCAGTAGCAATGGACTCTACTGATGGTCTACAAAGAGGTATGGAAGTAATCGACACTGGAGCACCTATTAAAGTTCCAGTAGGGAAAGCAGTATTAGGAAGAATATTAAACGTTTTAGGACAACCAGTTGATGATGGTGGAGCTATTGAAACAGATGAATATCTTCCAATCCATAGAGATGCACCAAGCTTTGAAGAACAAGAAACAGAAACTGAGATATTTGAAACAGGAATAAAGGTAATTGACCTTCTTGCTCCATATATCAAAGGGGGAAAAATTGGTCTGTTCGGAGGAGCTGGAGTTGGAAAAACAGTTCTTATCATGGAGCTTATCAATAACATTGCTAAGGGACATGGAGGACTTTCAGTATTTGCAGGAGTAGGAGAAAGAACAAGAGAAGGAAGAGACCTTTATGATGAAATGACTGAATCAGGAGTTTTATCTAAAACTTCTCTAGTTTATGGACAAATGAACGAGCCACCTGGAGCAAGACTTAGAGTTGCTCTTACTGGACTTACTGTTGCAGAAAACTTTAGAGATAAAGAGGGACAAGACGTTCTTCTATTTATAGATAATATATTCAGATTTACTCAAGCAGGATCTGAAGTATCAGCTCTACTAGGAAGAATGCCTTCAGCAGTTGGATACCAACCAAACCTTGCTACAGAAATGGGTACTCTTCAAGAGAGAATTACATCTACTAAATCAGGATCAATAACATCAGTACAAGCTGTATATGTACCAGCCGATGACCTTACTGACCCTGCACCAGCAACAACATTCTCTCACCTAGATGCTACAACAGTTCTATCAAGAAACATAGCATCTCTAGGAATCTATCCAGCAGTTGACCCACTAGATTCAACTTCTAAAGCTCTATCAGCTGATGTAGTTGGAAAAGAGCACTATACAGTTGCAAGAGAGGTTCAAGCTGTACTACAAAGATATAAAGAACTTCAAGATATCATTGCAATTCTAGGTATGGACGAATTATCTGACGAAGATAAATTAACTGTATCAAGAGCAAGAAAAATTCAAAGATTCTTCTCTCAACCATTCTCAGTTGCTGAGCAATTTACAGGAATGGAAGGAAAATATGTATCAGTAAAAGATACTATTAGAGGATTTAAAGAGATACTTGAAGGAAAACATGATAACATCCCTGAACAAGCATTCCTTTATGTAGGAACTATCGAGGAGGCAGTAGCAAAAGGAAGAGACCTTATGAAAGGGGATGAATAA